Proteins from one Mucilaginibacter jinjuensis genomic window:
- a CDS encoding cytochrome c oxidase subunit I, translating into MSTLAVHDHHGVEHHDHDHGHHHKETFITKYIFSQDHKMIAKQFLITGIIMAVIAMLLSILFRIQLAYPDKSFPLLETLLGRFAPGGRLDPNFYLSLVTIHGTIMVFFVLTAGLSGTFSNLLIPFQLGARDMASPFMNMLSYWMFFTASVIMLASFFVQKGPAGGGWTIYPPLSALPKAMPGSAEGMTLWLISMVLFVASQLMGGINYVSTVLNMRTKGMDLWKMPLTIWAFFLTAILGILAFPVLVAGVVLLVFDRSFGTSFYLSEIVVQGQVMNFEGGSPILFQHLFWFLGHPEVYIVIMPAMGISSEVMSVNARKPIFGYHAMVYSLIGITVLSFIVWGHHMFVTGMNPFLGGVFMITTLIIAVPSAVKTFNWLATLWRGNIRFTPAMLFAIGLVSFFISGGITGIFLGNAALDINLHDTYFVVAHFHLVMGSAAIFGMLAGVYHWFPKMFGRMMDEKLGYLHFWLTFIGAYLVFFPMHFMGLDGVPRRYYAFTEIESLKQWLSVNTFITWAAIMSAVAQVAFLFNFFYSIFFGKKATQNPWGSTTLEWTTPVERIHGNWPGELPTVYRWPYDYSKPGAEEDFIPQTTPYSQTMTSNLPHDFEDNPTGLTQYNEWLKTQKVNEEVK; encoded by the coding sequence ATGTCAACATTAGCAGTTCACGATCATCACGGAGTTGAACATCATGATCACGATCATGGACATCACCATAAAGAAACTTTTATAACTAAATATATATTTAGCCAGGATCACAAAATGATCGCCAAACAATTCCTGATCACAGGTATTATTATGGCGGTTATCGCGATGCTCCTTTCTATCCTGTTCCGTATCCAGTTAGCATACCCGGACAAAAGCTTTCCTTTACTGGAAACTTTGTTAGGCCGTTTTGCACCAGGCGGACGTTTAGATCCAAACTTTTACCTTTCACTGGTAACTATACACGGTACCATCATGGTATTCTTCGTGTTAACTGCAGGCTTGAGCGGTACTTTCAGTAACTTGCTTATCCCTTTCCAGTTAGGTGCCCGCGATATGGCTTCACCATTTATGAATATGCTTTCTTACTGGATGTTCTTTACTGCCAGTGTGATCATGTTAGCATCATTCTTTGTGCAAAAAGGCCCTGCCGGTGGTGGTTGGACAATTTATCCTCCATTATCTGCCTTACCTAAAGCAATGCCGGGTTCGGCAGAAGGTATGACCTTGTGGTTAATCAGTATGGTGCTGTTTGTTGCTTCTCAGTTAATGGGTGGTATCAACTACGTAAGTACTGTATTAAACATGCGTACAAAAGGTATGGACCTTTGGAAAATGCCTTTAACTATCTGGGCGTTCTTCTTAACTGCTATCCTGGGTATCCTTGCATTCCCTGTACTGGTTGCGGGTGTTGTATTGTTAGTATTTGACCGTAGCTTCGGTACCAGTTTCTACTTATCAGAAATTGTTGTACAAGGCCAGGTGATGAACTTCGAAGGTGGTAGCCCAATCCTGTTCCAGCACTTATTCTGGTTCCTTGGTCACCCAGAGGTATATATCGTAATTATGCCTGCAATGGGTATCTCTTCAGAGGTTATGTCGGTAAATGCACGTAAACCAATCTTCGGTTACCATGCAATGGTTTACTCTCTGATCGGTATTACTGTATTATCATTTATCGTATGGGGTCACCACATGTTTGTAACGGGTATGAATCCGTTCCTGGGCGGTGTGTTTATGATCACTACGTTGATTATCGCGGTTCCATCGGCAGTAAAAACCTTTAACTGGTTAGCTACCTTATGGCGCGGTAACATCCGCTTTACACCTGCGATGTTGTTTGCTATCGGTTTAGTATCATTCTTTATCTCAGGCGGTATCACTGGTATCTTCTTAGGTAACGCAGCGTTAGATATTAACTTACACGATACTTATTTCGTAGTTGCCCACTTCCACTTAGTAATGGGTTCTGCGGCTATATTTGGTATGCTTGCCGGTGTTTACCACTGGTTCCCTAAAATGTTCGGCCGTATGATGGACGAGAAATTAGGTTACCTGCACTTCTGGTTAACTTTCATTGGTGCTTACCTGGTATTCTTCCCAATGCACTTCATGGGCTTGGATGGTGTACCTCGCCGTTACTATGCATTCACTGAAATTGAATCATTAAAACAATGGTTATCTGTTAATACATTTATCACGTGGGCGGCTATCATGTCGGCTGTGGCACAGGTTGCTTTCTTGTTCAATTTCTTCTATTCAATATTCTTCGGTAAAAAAGCTACTCAAAACCCTTGGGGTTCTACAACTTTAGAGTGGACTACCCCGGTTGAGCGTATCCATGGTAACTGGCCAGGCGAATTGCCAACTGTTTACCGTTGGCCGTACGACTACAGCAAACCAGGTGCTGAGGAAGATTTTATTCCGCAAACTACTCCTTATTCTCAAACCATGACGTCGAACTTGCCGCATGATTTTGAAGATAACCCTACTGGTTTAACCCAGTACAATGAGTGGTTAAAAACACAAAAAGTAAACGAAGAAGTAAAATAA
- a CDS encoding c-type cytochrome — protein sequence MLAMNKFRILGLTAITIAATILVTSCKDKKSTGWEYAPNMYEHIAYDPDQKNPNFKDGKTAQVPPAGTIPLGFTRFDYPNTRDGYEKASGEVQNPLKNTPANFQEGEVLFSHFCSPCHGATGQGDGTVVAHGFPAPPSYSKGQSSRGGAMKDLTDGKIYHTITYGVNAMGSYASQLSPEERWKVVLYVHHLQTL from the coding sequence ATGTTAGCTATGAATAAATTTAGAATATTGGGTTTAACAGCTATTACTATTGCTGCTACCATTTTGGTTACATCTTGTAAAGACAAGAAAAGTACCGGATGGGAGTATGCTCCCAATATGTACGAACATATCGCTTACGATCCGGATCAGAAAAATCCGAATTTTAAGGACGGTAAAACAGCTCAGGTTCCTCCGGCAGGTACCATCCCATTGGGCTTTACACGTTTTGATTATCCGAACACGCGTGATGGTTATGAGAAGGCCAGCGGCGAGGTACAAAACCCGCTTAAAAACACGCCGGCTAATTTTCAAGAAGGTGAAGTATTGTTTTCTCACTTCTGCTCTCCATGCCACGGCGCAACAGGCCAGGGTGATGGTACAGTTGTGGCGCACGGCTTCCCTGCTCCTCCGTCATATTCAAAAGGGCAATCATCTCGCGGTGGCGCAATGAAAGACCTGACTGACGGTAAAATTTATCATACAATTACTTATGGAGTAAACGCAATGGGTTCTTACGCATCGCAATTATCGCCAGAGGAGCGCTGGAAAGTAGTATTGTATGTTCACCATTTACAAACCTTATAA
- a CDS encoding DUF3341 domain-containing protein: MSNTKMILGLFDDPDEMMHGIEKLQKNSVPIYDVYTPMPIHGIEDKLGVKESRLGYAAFCFGCLGGSVIFSIVYYTLVHDWPMNIGGKPHFAMPDFVPFTFEWTILWTAFGMVFTFFFASHLFPGRAPRVMDLRATDDRFVIAIDAKGNIPHDDITKILQEAGAVEVKHNDRKYVSYE; this comes from the coding sequence ATGAGCAACACTAAAATGATATTGGGTCTGTTCGATGACCCGGATGAAATGATGCATGGGATCGAAAAATTGCAAAAAAACAGTGTTCCGATCTATGATGTGTATACCCCGATGCCAATTCACGGTATTGAGGATAAATTAGGTGTCAAAGAATCTCGCTTGGGTTATGCTGCATTTTGCTTCGGTTGCTTGGGCGGTAGTGTAATTTTCAGTATTGTTTATTACACTTTAGTGCACGACTGGCCAATGAACATTGGCGGTAAACCACACTTTGCCATGCCGGATTTTGTACCGTTTACTTTTGAGTGGACTATTTTATGGACCGCCTTTGGTATGGTATTTACCTTCTTCTTTGCATCGCACCTTTTCCCTGGCCGTGCGCCACGTGTAATGGACCTGCGTGCAACTGACGATCGCTTTGTGATTGCCATTGACGCCAAAGGAAATATACCGCATGATGATATCACCAAAATCTTACAAGAGGCTGGTGCAGTTGAAGTAAAGCATAACGACAGAAAATATGTTAGCTATGAATAA
- a CDS encoding TAT-variant-translocated molybdopterin oxidoreductase, which produces MESNKKYWKGIEELNRTPEFVEKNKHEFAEPIPIEEILSGDGLKSKTPRRDFLKALGFGVGAVSLAACQKVPVHKSIPYLIKPEEVTPGIANFYVSSYEGNAIMVKTREGRPIKIEGNPNDFFGKGGTSASAQASVLDLYDSSRLKNPLQDGSESGWNQIDSFVKGQLAGIKAGGKKIRLVSSTVNSPSTLAVIADFIAAYPTAKHVTYDAVSYTGIIQANQNSFGKAVLPHYNFDKADIIVSFGADFLGSWISHTEFNRQYAAGRTAKALEAKKMSRHIQFESGMSLTGSNADVRMPIKPSEEGLAIMSLYNALSATTLPGSKKVSDANTDKAITLAAKELLANKGRALVVAGSNDVATQVLVNAINSLLGSYGTTIDLDNPSLQYAGNDAEFVEFANEVKRGEVDAVFFLNANPVYDFYNAKDFAASLSKVKLKVSFAPYNDETAALSNIVAPNSHYLESWGDENAVTGYYTIVQPTINPVYNTRQAEQSLLTWSDSPVKEYYTYIRNTWEKSILPIAGLSGQSGWEKLLQTGFIQAPAKAAGSYTFNRDLNAVAQTILTHSSQVAGGNGLELQIFESPNIGDGKKANNPWLQELPDPVSKVTWDNFAAMAIKTAEKLGIEEGDYITITANGYSIDLPVLLQPGQAQGTISVAVGYGRTKAGKVGDNVGQNAYPFHTFRNGTFQTTAAAEIKKTGALKYVFAQTQTHHSYEGRSVIKEATLAQYVKNPASVVGKSESKETYDLWYDYEKPTYNWVMAIDLNACTGCGACVVACTAENNVPVVGREEVRNRREMHWIRIDRYYSFNDNGKTVTKEKEINKLDDLDHVSVTYQPMLCQHCDHAPCETVCPVLATTHSSEGLNQMTYNRCVGTRYCANNCPYKVRRFNWFNYWNDSRFENYVQNEYTELVLNPDVTTRFRGVMEKCSMCVQRIQAGKLKSKLEKRSLKDGEIKMACQQSCPTNAIVFGNANDPNSEVSKALKSERTYYVLEELNVQPGIGYQAKIRNTTELGV; this is translated from the coding sequence ATGGAAAGCAATAAAAAATACTGGAAGGGTATAGAGGAGCTGAACAGAACGCCGGAGTTTGTTGAAAAAAATAAACACGAGTTTGCTGAGCCTATTCCTATCGAAGAAATATTGAGTGGTGACGGACTAAAATCTAAAACTCCTCGTCGCGACTTTTTAAAGGCGTTGGGCTTTGGTGTTGGAGCTGTATCATTGGCTGCATGTCAGAAAGTGCCGGTTCACAAATCAATCCCTTACCTGATTAAACCAGAGGAGGTAACCCCGGGTATCGCCAACTTCTACGTATCAAGTTACGAAGGAAACGCCATCATGGTTAAAACCCGCGAAGGCCGCCCTATTAAAATAGAAGGTAACCCTAACGACTTTTTTGGTAAAGGTGGTACATCTGCAAGCGCACAAGCTTCGGTGTTAGATCTTTACGATTCGAGCCGTTTAAAAAACCCACTGCAAGACGGCAGCGAAAGCGGCTGGAACCAGATTGACAGCTTTGTTAAAGGCCAGTTAGCAGGTATCAAAGCAGGTGGTAAAAAAATACGCTTAGTATCATCTACAGTTAACAGCCCATCAACACTGGCTGTTATTGCAGATTTTATTGCAGCATACCCAACAGCTAAACATGTTACTTATGATGCGGTATCTTATACCGGTATCATCCAGGCCAATCAAAACAGTTTTGGTAAAGCAGTATTGCCGCACTATAACTTTGATAAAGCCGATATCATTGTAAGCTTTGGAGCCGACTTTTTAGGCAGCTGGATCTCTCATACTGAGTTTAACCGCCAGTATGCAGCAGGCCGTACAGCTAAAGCACTGGAAGCGAAAAAAATGTCGCGCCACATCCAGTTCGAAAGCGGTATGAGTTTAACCGGTAGTAATGCTGACGTGCGCATGCCAATCAAACCGTCTGAAGAAGGTTTGGCTATCATGAGCTTATACAATGCATTATCTGCTACAACCTTACCAGGTTCTAAAAAAGTAAGCGATGCAAATACCGATAAAGCAATTACCCTTGCAGCTAAAGAATTATTAGCGAACAAAGGCCGTGCTTTAGTAGTAGCAGGCAGCAATGATGTTGCTACACAAGTATTAGTTAACGCGATCAACTCTTTATTAGGTAGCTACGGTACTACTATCGATTTAGATAACCCATCATTACAATACGCTGGTAACGATGCTGAGTTTGTTGAATTTGCAAACGAAGTAAAACGCGGTGAGGTTGATGCCGTGTTCTTCCTGAATGCTAACCCTGTTTACGATTTCTACAATGCAAAAGACTTTGCTGCTTCACTATCTAAAGTGAAACTGAAAGTATCATTTGCACCATATAATGATGAAACTGCTGCATTGAGCAATATAGTTGCACCTAACAGCCACTACCTTGAATCATGGGGTGATGAAAACGCTGTAACAGGTTACTACACTATTGTACAGCCAACCATTAACCCGGTTTATAACACCCGCCAGGCAGAACAAAGCTTGCTTACCTGGTCTGATAGCCCGGTTAAAGAATATTACACTTACATCCGTAATACCTGGGAAAAATCAATTTTACCTATCGCAGGCTTATCTGGCCAAAGCGGTTGGGAAAAATTATTGCAAACCGGTTTTATCCAGGCACCGGCTAAAGCGGCAGGTTCTTACACCTTTAACCGCGACCTGAATGCTGTTGCACAAACTATTTTAACCCACAGCTCACAAGTTGCAGGTGGTAATGGCTTAGAGCTTCAAATTTTTGAAAGCCCTAACATTGGCGATGGTAAAAAAGCAAACAACCCTTGGTTACAAGAGTTGCCTGATCCGGTTTCGAAAGTAACCTGGGATAACTTTGCTGCCATGGCAATTAAAACTGCTGAGAAATTAGGTATCGAAGAAGGTGATTATATCACGATCACTGCTAACGGTTACTCAATTGATTTACCAGTATTATTACAACCGGGCCAGGCGCAAGGTACTATCTCTGTAGCCGTTGGTTACGGCCGTACCAAAGCTGGTAAAGTAGGCGATAATGTTGGTCAGAACGCTTATCCGTTCCATACTTTCCGTAACGGTACTTTCCAAACTACTGCTGCTGCCGAAATTAAAAAGACAGGTGCTTTGAAATATGTGTTCGCACAAACTCAAACCCACCACTCTTACGAGGGCCGTAGCGTAATTAAAGAAGCTACTTTAGCGCAATACGTTAAAAATCCGGCTTCTGTAGTTGGTAAATCAGAAAGCAAAGAGACTTACGATTTATGGTACGATTACGAGAAACCAACCTATAACTGGGTAATGGCTATCGACCTTAACGCTTGTACCGGTTGCGGTGCCTGTGTTGTGGCTTGTACTGCAGAAAATAACGTTCCGGTTGTAGGCCGCGAAGAAGTACGTAACCGTCGCGAAATGCACTGGATTCGTATCGACCGCTACTATAGCTTTAACGATAATGGTAAAACTGTTACCAAAGAGAAAGAGATCAACAAACTTGACGATCTTGATCACGTATCAGTAACTTACCAGCCAATGCTTTGTCAGCATTGCGATCACGCACCTTGCGAAACTGTTTGTCCGGTATTGGCCACCACGCACTCAAGCGAGGGCTTAAACCAAATGACTTACAACCGTTGCGTAGGTACCCGTTATTGCGCAAACAACTGTCCGTACAAAGTGCGTCGTTTCAACTGGTTTAACTACTGGAACGATTCACGTTTCGAGAACTACGTACAAAACGAATACACCGAGCTGGTATTAAACCCGGATGTTACTACACGTTTCCGTGGGGTAATGGAAAAATGCAGCATGTGTGTACAACGTATACAAGCAGGTAAACTGAAGTCTAAATTAGAGAAACGCTCATTGAAAGATGGCGAGATCAAAATGGCTTGTCAGCAATCATGCCCAACCAATGCCATTGTATTTGGTAACGCAAATGATCCTAACTCAGAAGTGTCAAAAGCACTGAAGAGCGAAAGAACTTATTATGTACTGGAAGAACTTAACGTTCAACCGGGTATAGGTTACCAGGCAAAAATTAGAAATACAACTGAATTAGGCGTTTAA
- a CDS encoding cytochrome c oxidase subunit II: protein MAFKKLINNKILSLFGVLMLSGTSMVMAADATTAAAPGSDSAPSVWTGVSYYVLLFLVVCFAVGIIGKILQVYDLTLKLQRKPGIKWNNVMGVLCIAFLVVGLVGVYWSFTVQGSMILPEAASLHGKTIDTMFWTTFGITVVVFIGTQILLFTFAFIYRGSDKRRAYYLPHNNTIEKIWTVAPAIVLTVLVIFGFFTWRSITNTVDAKGEPASINIDLTGHQFAWEVRYPGKDGKLGMKNYKLVSGTNKVGLDFKDRNSLDDINADTIVLPVNKSIRLNIIAQDVIHSVYMPNFRLQMNAVPGLPTFFKFTPTITTADMRNRLDKSDFEYHLYCNKICGGGHYNMQKIVRVVTEAEYQDWLSHQKPYLNDALKKELKMADATQPQQSGVQNRLAFNN, encoded by the coding sequence ATGGCATTCAAAAAACTGATAAATAATAAAATACTATCGCTGTTCGGCGTTCTGATGTTATCTGGAACCAGTATGGTGATGGCCGCTGATGCAACTACTGCAGCAGCCCCAGGTAGCGATTCTGCCCCGTCTGTATGGACAGGCGTATCTTACTACGTGCTACTGTTTTTAGTAGTATGCTTTGCTGTAGGCATTATTGGTAAAATACTGCAGGTTTATGATTTAACCTTAAAATTACAACGTAAACCAGGCATTAAGTGGAACAACGTAATGGGGGTGCTTTGTATAGCATTCCTTGTTGTTGGCTTAGTGGGTGTATACTGGTCGTTTACTGTACAAGGCAGTATGATTTTGCCGGAAGCAGCTTCACTGCACGGTAAAACTATCGATACCATGTTCTGGACTACCTTCGGTATTACCGTTGTTGTATTTATCGGTACACAGATATTACTGTTTACGTTTGCCTTCATTTATCGTGGTTCTGATAAACGCAGAGCTTATTACCTGCCGCACAACAATACCATCGAAAAAATATGGACTGTTGCTCCGGCTATCGTTTTAACGGTATTGGTAATATTTGGTTTCTTCACCTGGAGATCAATCACTAACACAGTTGATGCTAAAGGCGAACCAGCTTCAATTAACATCGACTTAACCGGTCACCAATTTGCATGGGAAGTACGCTACCCTGGAAAAGATGGTAAACTGGGTATGAAAAACTATAAACTGGTTAGCGGTACAAACAAAGTAGGTCTTGATTTTAAAGATCGTAACAGTTTGGATGATATTAACGCTGATACTATCGTATTACCGGTTAATAAATCAATCCGCTTAAACATTATAGCACAGGATGTGATCCACAGTGTGTACATGCCAAACTTCCGTTTGCAAATGAACGCTGTACCTGGTTTACCAACCTTCTTCAAATTTACACCAACCATTACTACTGCAGATATGCGTAATAGACTTGATAAGTCAGATTTTGAGTATCACTTATATTGCAACAAAATTTGCGGTGGCGGTCACTACAATATGCAAAAAATTGTAAGGGTTGTAACTGAGGCAGAATACCAGGATTGGCTTTCGCACCAAAAACCATATCTGAACGATGCTCTTAAAAAAGAGCTGAAAATGGCTGACGCAACTCAGCCGCAACAGAGTGGAGTACAAAACAGGTTAGCATTTAATAATTAA
- a CDS encoding quinol:cytochrome C oxidoreductase, translating to MKTEYSFNERFEFAGKAKTWSLIGIVIGVLGILYGFLLDHSEMGVQRTFSNLLLMSYYFVCICIGGVFFLAYQYAAQAGWSAAFLRIPQAFVRVLPIAALIFVLVVLAGLFTTHNIVEEGKTVVAPYLYAHWATHGLTTPGSENYDAIIAGKSAVLSIPSFVGAIVVFLVAYTAFGLMLVKYSQLEDEMGGMSNYSKSFKISLIFLVVFGFTYPVFAFDGIMSLEAHWYSTMFGWYNLAALHVATLSIMALTLILLKKSGYFPWITENHIHSLGKLIFGFSIFWTYVWFAQFFLTWYANMPEESVYFYKRWEPEYKWWFWLNIILNFCAPLFMLMSRDAKRYYTRMITVCIVLIIGHWLDYYLMIMPGTVGPLRQFGVQEICIFVGFAGLFSFLMLNALSKFKSLAPAKHPFMDESLHHQI from the coding sequence ATGAAAACTGAATATAGTTTTAATGAACGATTTGAGTTTGCAGGTAAGGCAAAAACCTGGAGCTTAATAGGCATTGTTATAGGTGTACTTGGCATTTTGTACGGCTTTTTGTTAGATCATAGCGAAATGGGTGTACAGCGTACATTCTCTAACTTATTGCTGATGAGCTACTACTTTGTATGTATCTGTATAGGCGGTGTGTTTTTCCTTGCTTATCAGTATGCAGCGCAAGCAGGCTGGTCTGCAGCTTTTTTAAGGATACCGCAAGCATTTGTGCGTGTATTACCAATTGCAGCATTGATTTTTGTATTGGTTGTATTAGCCGGGTTATTTACTACCCACAACATTGTTGAAGAAGGTAAAACGGTTGTTGCACCTTATTTGTATGCACACTGGGCTACCCACGGTTTAACCACCCCTGGCAGCGAGAACTATGATGCTATTATTGCCGGTAAATCTGCTGTGTTAAGTATCCCGTCTTTCGTAGGCGCTATCGTTGTATTCCTCGTGGCATATACCGCTTTTGGTTTGATGCTGGTAAAATACTCTCAGTTAGAGGATGAAATGGGCGGCATGAGCAACTACAGCAAAAGCTTTAAAATATCACTGATCTTCTTAGTAGTATTTGGCTTTACTTACCCTGTATTTGCTTTCGATGGTATCATGTCATTAGAAGCACACTGGTACTCTACCATGTTCGGTTGGTATAACTTAGCAGCCTTACACGTTGCAACCTTGTCTATCATGGCGCTTACCTTAATCTTATTAAAGAAAAGCGGTTATTTTCCTTGGATCACTGAGAACCATATCCACAGCTTAGGTAAACTGATCTTCGGTTTCTCTATTTTCTGGACTTATGTATGGTTTGCACAATTCTTCTTAACATGGTATGCTAACATGCCTGAGGAGAGTGTATACTTTTACAAAAGATGGGAGCCTGAGTACAAATGGTGGTTCTGGTTAAACATTATATTGAACTTTTGCGCACCATTATTTATGCTGATGTCTCGCGACGCAAAACGTTACTATACCCGTATGATAACTGTATGTATCGTATTGATCATCGGTCACTGGTTAGATTACTACCTGATGATTATGCCAGGTACAGTAGGCCCGCTAAGACAATTTGGTGTTCAGGAGATCTGTATTTTTGTTGGCTTCGCAGGTTTATTTAGCTTCCTGATGCTTAACGCATTAAGCAAGTTTAAATCACTGGCACCGGCTAAACATCCATTTATGGACGAGAGCCTTCATCATCAAATATAA
- the nrfD gene encoding NrfD/PsrC family molybdoenzyme membrane anchor subunit translates to MSSHSESIIREPLITGKNITYAQITNDVLFPVENKPNKAWWIGFTVASLGAMVWLFSISWTFWYGIGEWGLNKTVGWAWDITGFVWWVGIGHAGTLISAVLLLFRQNWRNSINRSAEAMTIFAVICAATYIFGHMGRTWLAYWTLPLPNQYGSLWVNWNSALMMDVFAISTYFSVSLIFWYTGLLPDIAAIRDRAKGLRRRIYSILSFGWTGSVKTWQRFETVSLILAGISTPLVLSVHTIVSFDFATSLEPGWHTTIFPPYFVAGAIFSGFAMVQTLLLIARKVLGLENYITMFHIESMNKIIILTGSIVGVAYITEFFIAWYSGVEYEQYAFINRSTGPYWWAYWSMMTCNVITPQLFWFRKIRLSIPASWVLSIIVNIGMWFERFVIIVTSLHRDYLPSSWVMFYPTWVDVGIFVGSIGLFFTMFLLFIRVLPSVAIAEVKLLLKTSSEQAKLKLIKEGHLDPEQVEFYKESLQKFDSVELADYDKV, encoded by the coding sequence ATGTCATCTCATAGTGAATCAATAATCAGGGAACCGTTAATTACGGGTAAAAACATCACGTATGCCCAGATTACCAATGATGTACTGTTTCCGGTTGAAAACAAACCGAACAAAGCATGGTGGATAGGCTTTACAGTAGCCTCTCTGGGTGCAATGGTTTGGTTATTTTCCATCAGCTGGACATTCTGGTACGGTATAGGCGAGTGGGGTTTAAATAAAACAGTGGGCTGGGCCTGGGACATCACCGGTTTCGTGTGGTGGGTAGGTATCGGTCACGCCGGAACCCTGATCTCGGCGGTATTGTTACTGTTCCGCCAAAACTGGCGTAACTCCATCAACCGTTCTGCTGAGGCGATGACCATCTTTGCGGTTATCTGTGCGGCAACTTACATCTTCGGTCACATGGGCCGTACCTGGTTAGCATATTGGACTTTACCACTGCCAAACCAATACGGATCTTTATGGGTGAACTGGAACTCAGCTTTGATGATGGACGTATTTGCGATCTCTACATACTTCTCTGTATCGTTAATATTCTGGTACACCGGTTTATTACCAGATATCGCTGCCATCCGCGACCGTGCTAAAGGCCTTCGCCGCCGTATTTATTCAATCTTATCATTTGGTTGGACTGGTTCGGTAAAAACATGGCAGCGTTTCGAGACCGTGTCATTAATCCTGGCAGGTATCTCTACACCACTTGTACTTTCGGTACACACCATCGTATCTTTTGACTTTGCTACGTCATTGGAACCAGGATGGCACACTACCATATTCCCGCCTTACTTCGTTGCGGGTGCAATCTTCTCAGGTTTCGCCATGGTGCAAACCCTGTTATTAATTGCCCGTAAAGTTTTAGGCCTGGAAAACTATATCACCATGTTCCACATCGAATCAATGAATAAGATCATCATCTTAACAGGTTCAATCGTGGGTGTGGCTTATATCACTGAGTTCTTCATCGCATGGTACTCTGGTGTTGAATATGAGCAATACGCTTTCATTAACCGTTCAACCGGTCCATACTGGTGGGCATACTGGAGTATGATGACTTGTAACGTTATCACCCCACAGTTATTCTGGTTCAGAAAAATCCGTTTAAGCATTCCTGCATCATGGGTTCTTTCAATCATTGTAAACATTGGTATGTGGTTTGAGCGTTTCGTAATTATCGTTACCTCATTACACCGTGATTACCTGCCATCAAGCTGGGTAATGTTTTACCCTACATGGGTTGACGTTGGTATCTTCGTGGGATCAATCGGTTTATTCTTTACCATGTTCCTGTTGTTTATCCGCGTATTACCTTCTGTGGCAATTGCCGAGGTGAAACTGTTACTGAAAACTTCAAGCGAGCAGGCTAAACTGAAACTGATTAAAGAAGGTCACCTTGATCCGGAACAAGTAGAATTTTATAAAGAGTCATTACAAAAATTCGACAGCGTTGAGCTGGCCGATTACGATAAAGTATAA